From Aquabacter sp. L1I39, the proteins below share one genomic window:
- the tatB gene encoding Sec-independent protein translocase protein TatB has translation MFDIGWSELMLIGVVALIVIGPKELPSVLRTVGRTVTKVRRMAGEFQGQFQDALREAELSDVRKEIGDIAEGARKTFPGTEVFDPLRSIREEIRSTVTGIAAPAAATAAASTVEAAPTVPVTMEPVPLPDPLQIDPLQAVRDEIRAAVEKGVSPALTQGGTTAAPLVDAPAPELVLPLPEPPAEPVFNFAPPPSTEAAPASGPASSSASEAPAESAPAPSTPSVPSDVASAPTADDPQLQRPGHSA, from the coding sequence ATGTTCGACATCGGCTGGTCTGAGCTGATGCTGATTGGCGTTGTTGCGCTGATCGTCATCGGCCCCAAGGAGCTGCCCTCCGTGCTGCGCACGGTGGGGCGGACGGTTACCAAGGTCCGCCGCATGGCGGGCGAGTTTCAGGGGCAATTTCAGGATGCCCTTAGGGAAGCGGAGCTGTCCGATGTCCGCAAGGAGATCGGAGATATCGCGGAAGGGGCCCGCAAGACCTTTCCCGGCACCGAGGTGTTCGACCCGCTGCGTTCCATCCGCGAGGAGATTCGCTCCACCGTGACCGGAATCGCGGCGCCCGCCGCCGCGACCGCTGCCGCTTCCACCGTCGAGGCCGCGCCGACCGTGCCGGTGACCATGGAGCCGGTCCCCCTCCCCGATCCGCTCCAGATCGATCCGCTTCAGGCGGTGCGCGACGAGATTCGCGCGGCAGTGGAAAAGGGCGTGAGTCCGGCCTTGACCCAGGGCGGGACCACGGCCGCGCCGCTCGTCGACGCACCGGCGCCGGAATTGGTCCTGCCGCTTCCCGAGCCGCCGGCCGAACCCGTGTTCAATTTCGCCCCTCCGCCCTCGACAGAAGCCGCTCCCGCTTCCGGCCCCGCATCCTCCTCCGCCAGCGAGGCGCCGGCCGAAAGCGCCCCCGCGCCTTCCACCCCATCCGTTCCGTCCGATGTGGCGTCCGCGCCCACGGCGGATGATCCTCAGCTTCAAAGACCCGGACATTCCGCATGA
- a CDS encoding sulfurtransferase TusA family protein encodes MAEPSPVLDLRGLKCPLPVLRTRKALAALSAGARLTVLCTDPMSAIDIPHLMHETGNEVEGREVTDGVLTFRLRKAEGC; translated from the coding sequence ATGGCCGAACCGTCCCCGGTGCTCGACCTCCGGGGGCTGAAATGCCCCCTGCCCGTCCTGCGCACCCGCAAGGCCCTTGCCGCCCTGTCTGCGGGCGCGCGATTGACGGTCCTGTGCACTGACCCCATGTCCGCCATCGACATCCCCCACCTCATGCACGAGACCGGCAACGAGGTGGAGGGCCGCGAGGTGACGGACGGCGTGCTGACCTTCCGCCTGCGCAAGGCGGAGGGGTGCTGA
- a CDS encoding ABC transporter ATP-binding protein has translation MALRQRTPASIAKDLAFEAVRLSYGAKEAVRGVSLHLQPGEVMCLLGQSGCGKTSLLRLAAGIERPQSGSVRIDGQEMAGPSVFVPPEQRGVGLVFQDYALFPHLTNLQNVMFGLARLGRAEAEGEARRALERVGLAEAASAYPHELSGGQQQRIALARALAPRPGILLLDEPFSGLDRRLRDQVRAQTLGVLREARATCMIVTHDPEEAMRLADRIALVRDGALIQVDRPETLYREPADLGVARFFCELNEVPGLVRSGRVESPLGAFAALGLPDGPAVVAARPQGLSLRPAGEGPTGRVRDRRFLGELDLVEVSLADMDRPLVIRLRHAGDARPGQDVGIGVDPGEVLVFASSGS, from the coding sequence ATGGCCCTGCGGCAACGGACACCGGCCTCCATCGCCAAGGATCTCGCCTTCGAGGCGGTGCGCCTGTCCTATGGCGCCAAGGAAGCCGTGCGGGGGGTGAGCCTGCATCTGCAGCCGGGCGAGGTGATGTGCCTGCTCGGACAGTCCGGCTGTGGCAAGACATCGCTGCTCCGCCTTGCCGCCGGCATCGAACGGCCGCAATCGGGCAGCGTGCGCATTGATGGTCAGGAAATGGCCGGCCCCTCCGTCTTCGTGCCGCCGGAGCAGCGGGGCGTCGGGCTGGTGTTCCAGGACTATGCCCTGTTCCCGCATCTCACCAATCTCCAGAATGTGATGTTCGGCCTCGCCCGCCTCGGCCGCGCGGAGGCGGAAGGCGAAGCCCGCCGGGCGCTGGAGCGCGTGGGGCTGGCCGAGGCCGCCTCCGCCTATCCCCATGAATTGTCGGGCGGCCAGCAGCAGCGCATCGCGCTCGCCCGCGCGCTCGCGCCCCGGCCCGGCATCCTGTTGCTGGACGAGCCCTTTTCCGGCCTCGACCGGCGCCTGCGCGACCAGGTGCGGGCGCAGACGCTGGGCGTGCTGCGGGAAGCCCGCGCCACCTGCATGATCGTGACCCACGATCCAGAGGAAGCCATGCGCCTCGCCGACCGCATCGCGCTGGTGCGGGACGGCGCGCTGATCCAGGTGGACCGACCGGAGACGCTCTATCGCGAGCCGGCGGATCTCGGCGTCGCCCGCTTTTTCTGCGAATTGAATGAGGTGCCCGGCCTGGTGCGCAGCGGGCGGGTGGAAAGCCCGCTCGGCGCGTTCGCAGCGCTTGGCCTTCCCGATGGCCCGGCCGTCGTCGCTGCGCGCCCGCAAGGGCTTTCGCTGCGCCCGGCGGGAGAGGGGCCGACCGGACGGGTGCGGGACCGGCGATTCTTGGGCGAGCTGGACCTGGTGGAGGTATCCCTCGCTGACATGGACCGCCCCCTGGTCATCCGCCTGCGCCATGCAGGTGACGCAAGGCCAGGCCAGGATGTGGGCATCGGCGTTGATCCGGGGGAAGTCCTTGTTTTCGCCTCTTCCGGGTCCTAG
- a CDS encoding ComEC/Rec2 family competence protein: MDRGADERREPGRASARASAALGTRAPSPGVLPPGGGLVLPGTGLLERARARLLTDLWAEAGSGRLVLWLPVAFVCGILAYFGAEREPSLWAAGPAFLVLCGLAALARAHAVSFALLCAATAFSGGFLVATAQTARIAHPIILPPEGPVRFSGYVEARERRTTADGVVLYVTGAEGRGLAAVPQRVRLSLPRGSAPPEGSPVTQLARLLPPLGPAMPGAHDFGRKPWFEGIGAVGFGLGRPRPARLDTPPPASVKMAAAIAGVREALAARIRAVLSGPSADIAVALVTGERASIAPQVEESMRQSGLTHVLSISGLHMAMVAGTLFALVRGGLALFPPLALAFPVKSVAAGVALLGSAGYLALSGNDEPAQRSFIMAAVVLLGIVLGRAALNLRTVAVAGVLVLALSPVSVLDPGTQMSFAATLALVAAYERARPLFARSPAESLSARLLLKVLAFFGALAFTSLVAGLATAPFGAMHFQRLAPYGLLANLIAMPAVSALVMPFGLLGVLLLPFGWDSLAWPVMGAGIDIMLAISDHVAAFPGADMRTQAVGAGAAGLAALALATACLLRGSLTLLALLPALGALLVAGPPPRFDVLVSPDARTVAVRGADGTLSIAGAGSNRFLAEQWLAREGDPRKAADRTLAAAFRCTRTLCTAPLPGGETLALVRRAEGLPAACRTTQILVSAHHPSGPCAARIFSAAEMTATGALGLRRGPDGAWLSVPSRPARLDRPWMPRQPSGEGAAAETGTDAIARAREDAREGNR, translated from the coding sequence ATGGATCGGGGGGCGGACGAGCGAAGGGAGCCGGGCAGGGCGTCGGCACGCGCCAGCGCCGCCCTTGGCACGCGCGCGCCTTCTCCCGGCGTCCTTCCGCCCGGCGGGGGCCTGGTTCTGCCGGGTACGGGGCTTTTGGAGCGGGCGCGGGCGCGGCTGCTCACGGACCTGTGGGCGGAGGCAGGTTCCGGGCGGCTGGTGCTGTGGCTGCCGGTCGCTTTCGTGTGCGGGATCCTGGCCTATTTCGGCGCAGAACGGGAGCCTTCGCTCTGGGCCGCCGGGCCCGCCTTCCTTGTTCTGTGCGGCCTTGCCGCGCTGGCGCGCGCCCATGCGGTCTCCTTCGCGCTTCTGTGCGCGGCCACCGCTTTTTCCGGCGGCTTTCTCGTCGCCACGGCCCAGACGGCGCGCATCGCGCACCCGATCATCCTGCCGCCCGAGGGACCCGTCCGCTTTTCCGGCTATGTGGAAGCCCGCGAGCGCCGGACCACCGCGGACGGGGTGGTGCTCTATGTCACCGGCGCCGAGGGGCGGGGGCTTGCGGCCGTGCCGCAGCGGGTGCGCCTGTCGCTGCCGCGTGGCTCCGCGCCGCCGGAAGGCAGCCCCGTGACACAGCTCGCCCGCCTGCTGCCGCCCTTGGGGCCGGCCATGCCCGGGGCCCATGATTTCGGTCGCAAGCCCTGGTTCGAGGGCATTGGCGCCGTGGGCTTCGGCCTCGGCCGGCCGCGCCCCGCGCGCCTCGACACGCCCCCGCCCGCCTCGGTGAAGATGGCCGCCGCCATCGCCGGCGTGCGGGAGGCGCTGGCCGCGCGCATCCGGGCCGTTCTGTCCGGCCCGTCCGCCGACATTGCGGTCGCCCTGGTCACCGGCGAGCGCGCCTCCATCGCCCCGCAGGTGGAGGAGAGCATGCGCCAGTCGGGCCTCACCCATGTGCTCTCCATTTCCGGCCTGCACATGGCCATGGTGGCGGGCACCTTGTTCGCGCTGGTGCGCGGGGGGCTGGCGCTGTTCCCGCCGCTCGCCTTGGCCTTTCCGGTGAAATCCGTGGCGGCGGGGGTCGCCTTGCTGGGCAGCGCCGGCTATCTCGCCTTGTCCGGCAATGACGAGCCGGCGCAGCGCTCCTTCATCATGGCGGCGGTGGTGCTGCTGGGCATCGTGCTCGGCCGTGCGGCGCTGAACCTGCGCACCGTGGCGGTGGCGGGCGTGCTGGTTCTGGCGCTCTCGCCGGTCTCTGTGCTGGATCCGGGCACGCAGATGTCGTTCGCCGCCACCCTCGCCTTGGTGGCGGCCTATGAGCGGGCGCGCCCGCTTTTCGCCCGCAGCCCAGCGGAAAGCCTGTCCGCGCGCCTGCTCCTGAAAGTCCTCGCCTTCTTCGGCGCGCTGGCCTTCACCTCGCTGGTGGCGGGCCTGGCCACCGCGCCGTTCGGGGCGATGCATTTCCAGCGTCTCGCGCCCTATGGCCTCCTCGCCAACCTCATCGCCATGCCCGCTGTCTCAGCCCTGGTCATGCCGTTCGGGCTGCTCGGCGTGCTGCTGCTGCCCTTCGGCTGGGACAGCCTGGCCTGGCCGGTCATGGGGGCGGGGATCGACATCATGCTTGCCATCTCGGACCATGTGGCGGCCTTTCCCGGCGCCGACATGCGCACCCAGGCGGTGGGCGCCGGCGCGGCGGGGCTGGCCGCGCTCGCCTTGGCCACGGCGTGTCTGCTGCGCGGCAGCCTGACGCTGCTTGCCCTTCTGCCGGCACTGGGCGCGTTACTAGTGGCCGGTCCGCCGCCGCGCTTCGACGTGCTGGTTTCGCCCGACGCCCGCACGGTCGCCGTGCGCGGGGCCGATGGGACGCTTTCCATCGCCGGCGCTGGCAGCAACCGGTTCCTGGCCGAGCAATGGCTGGCGCGGGAGGGCGACCCCCGCAAGGCGGCCGACCGGACGCTGGCCGCCGCCTTTCGCTGCACCCGCACCCTGTGCACGGCGCCTCTGCCCGGCGGGGAAACGCTCGCGCTCGTGCGCCGCGCCGAAGGGCTTCCCGCCGCATGCCGCACGACGCAGATTCTGGTCAGCGCGCACCACCCCTCCGGGCCGTGCGCCGCCCGGATCTTCAGCGCGGCCGAGATGACGGCAACCGGCGCGCTGGGCCTCCGGCGCGGACCCGACGGCGCCTGGCTATCGGTGCCGAGCCGCCCCGCCCGCCTGGACCGCCCCTGGATGCCGCGCCAGCCAAGCGGGGAGGGGGCTGCCGCCGAGACGGGTACCGATGCCATCGCCCGGGCGCGGGAGGATGCGCGCGAGGGCAACCGCTGA
- a CDS encoding Hint domain-containing protein, translated as MGDTVYATKNGDIVQGDINTNILYGTNADQTANYSNLTINGAGSDDTIYGATMTASSAYGNAGDDELHADSSTNSSYYGGIGNDSLYADTSSGNTFYGDAGADVFYGGSSANATVYGGTGNNTYYGDNASGTISYYGGDDGNTVQAGALAEGSTLAASGGSGDDTFYGNTAQGEVTFSGGGGNDVYYSGSAADVTITDSAGTDSLYIDGTQNLYTTSTDGDTLTIASTALGQTLVTQGIEDFYFSDGNGGWLHYSFDELSTHIFYASASNETINATIASETLYGTNEGASEQYSNLTINAAGGDDVIYAGNMLASSAYGNAGDDTLYAGTSVDSNFYGGTGNDTFHGDSAQNATFYGDGVLDTFHADSSTDSAFYGGAGVSVFYGESATGTIEFYGGNGGNTVYAGTLASGSLSASGGAGSDTFYGNTAQGEVTFSGGDGNDVYYSGSAADVTITDSAGTDSLYIDGTQNLYTTSTDGETLTIASTALGQTLVTQGVEDFYFSDGNGGWLHYTYDELSTHTFYASEDGETINGTIAAETLYGTNEDGTAQYSNLTINAAGGNDTIYGSNMVASSAYGNAGDDVLYAGTSDHSQYYGGTGNDEFHAGSSTYGIFYGDGVIDTFNAENSHNGHFYGGAGLSYFYGGNAKGSVEFYGGDGGNRVYADQMASGTTLNAYGGANADQFHGNVSHGFLNFYGGAGNDLYSVESATNVTVSDSSGIDSIYLKYDISAYTIVLDPTNNNAISLNTAGDTVVVYAQGVEDFYFRIGTTDLSHYTYNELLTHEFYASESNQTIDGTPESDLIYGTNADFTGEYTGLTLYGEGDNDSIYGGLMGNSAAYGGAGADYLDGSSSYSSVFYGGEGDDRIQGGGVNNTFYGDNGLDEIYAGASENGTFYGGGGSNTFSADQAVGSVTYYGGDVGDIVNAGSIGTNTSLNAYGGSGSDVFNAQAAQGNVNFYGGEGSDVYHADSASNVSVSDAAGTDSLYLDYSRSLYTVRADKDLNALDLTDNGAHQNVFTQGIDDFYFSNGDGTYTHYTYDELACFLTGTRIRTPGGEVAIETLKAGDLVLTTTGEAKPVLWVGHRTVATRFAHPLTALPIHIRPDALDRGLPERDLFVSPDHAFFIGGMLVQAGALVNGVTITRHRDLPETFTYYHVELLDHDLIYAEGLPAETFIDNLERETFDNAAEFPGRSRPALELDLPRVKSRRQMPKALARALEARTARLAQGGPQAA; from the coding sequence GTGGGTGACACTGTCTATGCGACCAAGAATGGCGATATCGTCCAGGGTGATATCAATACCAACATCCTCTACGGCACCAACGCCGACCAGACGGCAAACTACTCCAACCTGACCATAAACGGCGCTGGCAGCGACGACACCATCTATGGTGCCACCATGACCGCCTCCAGCGCGTATGGAAATGCAGGCGATGATGAGCTGCACGCCGACAGCTCAACCAATTCGTCCTATTATGGCGGCATCGGCAATGACAGCCTTTATGCCGATACGTCCTCCGGCAACACCTTTTACGGGGATGCCGGAGCCGATGTCTTCTATGGCGGAAGCTCGGCCAATGCCACTGTCTATGGCGGCACGGGGAATAATACCTATTACGGGGACAACGCCTCCGGCACGATCTCCTATTATGGCGGGGACGACGGCAATACGGTTCAGGCAGGCGCGTTGGCGGAGGGCTCCACCCTAGCGGCCTCCGGCGGCTCTGGAGACGATACCTTCTACGGCAACACCGCCCAGGGCGAGGTGACGTTCTCCGGCGGGGGCGGCAACGATGTTTATTATTCAGGGTCCGCTGCCGATGTGACCATAACCGACAGCGCCGGCACCGACAGCCTCTATATTGACGGCACCCAGAACCTCTACACCACCTCCACCGATGGCGACACGCTCACCATAGCCAGCACGGCCTTGGGCCAGACGCTGGTGACGCAGGGCATCGAGGATTTCTATTTCAGCGACGGCAATGGGGGTTGGCTGCACTACAGCTTCGACGAGCTTTCCACCCACATTTTCTACGCCTCCGCGTCCAATGAGACGATCAACGCGACCATTGCATCCGAGACGCTCTATGGCACCAATGAAGGGGCGAGCGAACAATATTCCAACCTGACCATCAATGCGGCCGGTGGTGACGATGTCATCTATGCCGGCAACATGCTCGCCTCCAGCGCCTACGGCAATGCCGGGGACGACACGCTTTATGCCGGCACCTCCGTCGATTCCAATTTTTATGGCGGGACCGGAAACGATACTTTCCACGGGGACAGTGCGCAGAACGCGACCTTCTATGGTGACGGGGTTCTGGACACCTTCCATGCGGACTCGTCGACGGACTCCGCCTTCTATGGCGGTGCGGGCGTCAGCGTCTTCTATGGCGAGAGCGCCACGGGGACGATCGAATTCTATGGCGGCAATGGCGGCAACACCGTCTATGCCGGCACGCTCGCGAGCGGCAGCCTGAGCGCCTCTGGCGGCGCCGGCAGCGACACCTTCTACGGCAACACCGCCCAGGGCGAGGTGACGTTCTCCGGCGGGGACGGCAACGATGTCTATTATTCAGGTTCCGCCGCCGATGTAACCATCACCGACAGCGCCGGCACCGACAGCCTTTATATTGACGGCACCCAGAACCTCTACACGACATCTACAGATGGCGAGACGCTCACCATTGCCAGCACAGCCTTGGGCCAGACGCTGGTGACGCAAGGCGTCGAGGACTTCTACTTCAGCGACGGCAATGGGGGCTGGCTGCACTACACCTATGATGAACTCTCGACGCACACCTTCTACGCGTCGGAGGATGGCGAGACGATCAACGGGACCATTGCGGCCGAGACGCTGTACGGCACCAATGAGGACGGGACCGCGCAATATTCGAACCTGACCATCAACGCGGCTGGCGGTAACGATACCATCTATGGCAGCAACATGGTTGCCTCCAGCGCCTATGGCAATGCTGGGGATGATGTCCTTTACGCGGGCACGTCCGATCATTCTCAATATTATGGCGGCACGGGGAATGACGAGTTCCACGCGGGATCGTCCACCTACGGAATTTTTTACGGCGACGGGGTTATTGACACGTTCAACGCCGAGAATTCGCACAACGGGCACTTCTATGGCGGAGCGGGCTTAAGCTACTTCTATGGCGGGAACGCCAAGGGCTCTGTTGAATTCTACGGCGGCGATGGCGGCAATCGAGTCTATGCCGATCAGATGGCCAGCGGCACAACCCTGAATGCTTATGGCGGCGCGAACGCAGATCAATTCCATGGCAACGTCTCGCACGGCTTTCTCAATTTCTATGGAGGCGCCGGAAACGATTTATATAGCGTGGAAAGTGCCACCAATGTCACCGTTTCCGACAGCAGCGGTATCGATTCAATCTATCTAAAATACGACATTAGTGCGTACACAATTGTACTCGACCCGACTAACAACAATGCAATATCACTCAATACGGCCGGTGACACGGTGGTCGTCTATGCCCAGGGTGTCGAAGATTTCTACTTTCGGATAGGAACCACAGACCTTTCACATTATACTTATAACGAGCTACTGACCCACGAATTCTACGCATCCGAAAGCAATCAGACCATCGATGGCACGCCCGAGTCGGACTTGATCTACGGCACCAATGCGGACTTTACCGGTGAATATACCGGCCTCACCCTTTACGGGGAGGGCGACAATGACAGCATTTATGGCGGCCTGATGGGCAATTCCGCCGCCTATGGCGGGGCTGGCGCCGACTATCTGGACGGCTCGTCCTCCTACAGCTCCGTCTTCTATGGCGGCGAAGGGGATGATCGGATCCAGGGGGGCGGTGTCAACAACACCTTCTACGGCGATAACGGCCTCGACGAAATCTACGCAGGCGCCTCGGAGAACGGTACATTCTATGGCGGCGGCGGCAGCAATACGTTCAGCGCCGATCAAGCCGTGGGCTCCGTGACTTATTATGGTGGCGACGTCGGCGACATCGTGAATGCCGGCAGCATCGGAACGAACACCTCGCTGAACGCCTATGGCGGCAGTGGGTCCGATGTCTTCAATGCCCAGGCCGCTCAGGGGAATGTGAACTTCTATGGCGGAGAAGGGTCCGACGTCTATCATGCCGACAGCGCCAGCAATGTCAGTGTGTCGGATGCCGCGGGCACCGACAGTCTCTATCTGGATTACAGCCGCAGCCTATACACTGTCAGGGCCGACAAGGATCTGAATGCCCTGGATCTCACGGACAATGGTGCACACCAGAACGTGTTTACGCAGGGCATCGACGACTTCTATTTCAGCAACGGCGACGGCACGTACACACATTATACCTATGATGAACTGGCCTGTTTCCTCACCGGAACCCGCATCCGCACACCGGGCGGCGAGGTGGCCATCGAGACGCTGAAGGCTGGCGACTTGGTGCTGACCACCACGGGCGAGGCCAAGCCCGTTTTGTGGGTGGGGCACCGGACGGTGGCGACGCGCTTTGCCCATCCGCTCACCGCGCTTCCCATCCATATTCGCCCGGATGCCCTGGACCGTGGCCTGCCGGAACGCGACCTGTTCGTGTCGCCGGACCATGCCTTCTTCATCGGCGGCATGCTGGTCCAGGCGGGTGCGCTGGTGAATGGCGTCACCATCACCCGTCATCGCGATCTTCCAGAGACCTTCACCTATTATCACGTGGAGCTTCTGGACCACGATCTCATCTATGCGGAAGGCCTCCCCGCCGAGACCTTTATCGACAATCTGGAACGAGAGACCTTCGACAACGCAGCCGAGTTCCCCGGGCGCAGCCGGCCGGCTTTGGAACTGGACTTGCCGCGCGTGAAGTCCCGCCGGCAAATGCCCAAGGCATTGGCGCGGGCGCTGGAGGCGCGGACGGCGCGGCTGGCGCAAGGCGGCCCACAGGCGGCCTGA
- the gltX gene encoding glutamate--tRNA ligase, with amino-acid sequence MPDIVTRFAPSPTGFLHIGGARTALFNWLYAKAKGGRMLLRIEDTDRQRSTTEAIDAIIDGLRWMGIDWDGEVIYQFARAERHRAAVEEMLARGNAYPCFATPEELTEMRETARKEGRPPRYDGRWRDRDPSEFPTDRKPVIRLKAPLAGETVIEDMVQGTVTFPNKDLDDLVLLRSDGTPTYMLAVVVDDHDMGVTHIIRGDDHLTNAARQTQIYRALGWDVPAMAHIPLIHGPDGAKLSKRHGALGVDAYRDMGYLPAALRNYLVRLGWSHGDQEVFSTAEMVEHFDLDKVGRSAARFDFAKLENLNGQYMRATPDAELLEAVEALLPHLPDAKVRLARLTPERRAQLLAAMPGLKERAKTLVELLDSAEFLFAERPLPIEEKAAALLTDEARGHLAKLLPALEAAEWTAAATEGVVRAYAQEAGVKLGAVAQPLRAALTGRTTSPPIFDVLTVLGREESLGRLKDQAA; translated from the coding sequence ATGCCCGACATCGTCACCCGTTTTGCTCCCTCCCCCACCGGCTTCCTGCATATTGGCGGCGCCCGCACGGCGCTGTTCAACTGGCTCTATGCCAAGGCCAAGGGCGGCCGGATGCTGCTGCGCATCGAGGATACGGACCGCCAGCGCTCCACCACGGAAGCCATCGACGCCATCATTGACGGCCTGCGCTGGATGGGCATCGATTGGGATGGCGAGGTCATCTACCAGTTCGCCCGGGCCGAGCGGCATCGTGCGGCGGTGGAGGAGATGCTGGCGCGCGGCAACGCCTATCCCTGCTTCGCCACCCCCGAAGAACTGACGGAAATGCGCGAGACGGCCCGCAAGGAGGGCCGTCCGCCGCGCTATGACGGCCGCTGGCGCGACCGTGATCCCTCCGAATTCCCCACCGACCGCAAGCCCGTCATCCGCCTGAAGGCGCCGCTCGCGGGCGAGACGGTGATCGAGGACATGGTGCAGGGCACCGTCACCTTCCCCAACAAGGACCTGGACGACCTGGTCCTGCTGCGCTCCGATGGCACCCCCACTTATATGCTGGCGGTGGTGGTGGATGACCATGACATGGGCGTCACCCACATCATCCGGGGCGACGACCACCTCACCAATGCGGCCCGCCAGACCCAGATCTACCGCGCGCTGGGCTGGGACGTGCCGGCCATGGCGCACATCCCCCTCATCCACGGGCCGGACGGCGCCAAGCTGTCCAAGCGCCATGGCGCGCTCGGCGTCGATGCCTATCGCGACATGGGCTATCTGCCGGCGGCGCTGCGCAACTATCTGGTGCGCCTGGGCTGGAGCCATGGCGACCAGGAGGTCTTCTCCACCGCCGAGATGGTGGAGCATTTCGACCTGGACAAGGTGGGCCGCTCGGCCGCCCGCTTTGACTTTGCCAAGCTGGAAAACCTCAACGGCCAGTATATGCGCGCCACCCCGGACGCGGAATTGCTGGAGGCGGTCGAGGCCCTCTTGCCCCATCTGCCGGACGCCAAGGTGCGCCTTGCGCGCTTGACGCCGGAGCGGCGCGCCCAGTTGCTCGCCGCCATGCCGGGCCTGAAGGAGCGGGCCAAGACGCTGGTGGAACTGCTGGATAGCGCGGAATTCCTGTTCGCCGAGCGGCCCTTGCCCATCGAGGAGAAGGCCGCTGCGCTGCTGACCGACGAGGCGCGCGGGCATCTTGCCAAGCTGCTGCCGGCCCTGGAAGCGGCCGAATGGACCGCCGCCGCGACCGAAGGCGTGGTGCGCGCTTATGCCCAGGAGGCCGGCGTCAAGCTCGGCGCGGTGGCCCAGCCGCTGCGTGCCGCCCTCACCGGGCGGACCACCTCGCCGCCCATCTTCGACGTGCTCACCGTGCTCGGCCGCGAAGAGAGCCTCGGCCGGCTGAAGGACCAGGCGGCGTGA
- a CDS encoding twin-arginine translocase TatA/TatE family subunit has translation MGSMSIWHWIVVLVVVLLLFGRGKISDLMGDVAKGIKSFKKGMAEDDTTPPGQTPAAPEAPRNIPHQTTTAPEGEKKPV, from the coding sequence ATGGGTTCGATGAGCATCTGGCACTGGATCGTGGTGCTGGTCGTGGTGCTCCTGCTGTTCGGGCGCGGCAAGATTTCCGACCTCATGGGCGACGTGGCCAAGGGCATCAAGTCGTTCAAGAAGGGCATGGCCGAGGACGACACCACGCCGCCCGGCCAGACCCCGGCCGCCCCCGAGGCGCCGCGGAACATTCCGCACCAGACCACCACCGCGCCCGAGGGTGAGAAGAAGCCGGTCTGA
- the lexA gene encoding transcriptional repressor LexA, protein MLTRKQYDLLRFIHERLKETGVPPSFDEMKEALDLRSKSGIHRLITALEERGFIRRLPNRARALEVVRLPDSVAPGLGTGRAKGFSPSVIEGSLGRVRPPVDDEEEVATTVAVPVMGRIAAGTPISAIQSRSHTLNLPPDMLGVGEHFALEVRGDSMIEAGILDGDTVLIRKCETADTGDIVVALVDDEEATLKRLRKKGASIALEAANPSYETRIFGPDRVRIQGRLVGLMRRY, encoded by the coding sequence ATGCTGACACGCAAGCAATATGACCTGCTGCGCTTCATTCACGAGCGTCTGAAGGAGACGGGCGTTCCCCCCTCCTTCGACGAGATGAAGGAGGCCCTGGACCTGCGGTCGAAGTCTGGCATTCATCGCCTCATCACGGCGCTGGAAGAGCGCGGCTTCATCCGTCGCCTGCCCAATCGGGCGCGGGCGCTGGAAGTGGTGCGCCTGCCCGACAGCGTCGCGCCTGGACTTGGCACCGGTCGCGCCAAGGGTTTCTCCCCGTCCGTGATCGAAGGCAGCCTCGGCCGCGTTCGCCCACCGGTGGATGACGAGGAGGAGGTCGCCACAACGGTGGCCGTTCCAGTGATGGGCCGCATCGCCGCGGGCACCCCGATTTCCGCCATCCAGAGCCGCAGCCACACCCTCAATCTGCCGCCCGACATGCTGGGCGTGGGCGAGCATTTCGCCCTGGAAGTGCGCGGCGACAGCATGATCGAGGCGGGCATTCTCGATGGCGACACGGTGCTGATCCGCAAGTGCGAGACCGCCGATACCGGCGACATCGTGGTCGCTTTGGTGGATGACGAGGAAGCCACCCTGAAGCGCCTGCGCAAGAAGGGCGCGTCCATCGCGCTGGAGGCCGCCAATCCTTCCTATGAGACGCGAATCTTCGGGCCTGACCGGGTTCGCATCCAAGGGCGCCTGGTGGGGCTGATGCGCCGCTATTGA